The following are encoded together in the Serratia odorifera genome:
- the fusA gene encoding elongation factor G, translated as MARTTPIERYRNIGISAHIDAGKTTTTERILFYTGVSHKLGEVHDGAATMDWMAQEQERGITITSAATTCFWNGMEHDYPQHRINIIDTPGHVDFTIEVERSMRVLDGAVMVYDSVGGVQPQSETVWRQANKYRVPRLAFVNKMDRVGANFFRVRQMMIDRLKANPVPIVIPIGAEDHFSGVVDLLRMKAILWDEASQGMTFRFEDVPAELVASANEWREKMVEAAAEGSEQLMEKYLGGETLSDAEITAGLRARTIAGEIQPMLCGSAFRNKGVQRMLDAVIELMPSPLDVPPMEGHDEDDHIVSRRADDNEKFSALAFKLMTDPFVGQLTFVRVYSGVLAKGSSVYNPVKGKKERIGRIVQMHANDRKDVDELHAGDIAACVGLKDVTTGDTLCDPSAIITLERMVFPEPVIAQAIEPKTKSDQEKMGIALQRLSSEDPSFRVRSDEESGQTLIYGMGELHLEIIVDRMRREFGVETTTGKPQVSYRETIRRKVSDVEGKFVRQSGGKGQYGHVVLTVEPNDAGKGFEFFDEIKGGVIPGEYIPAVKKGIQEALGNGVLAGYPVVDVKVHLTFGSYHDVDSSEQAFRMAAIFGFKDACRQADPAILEPIMKVEIETPEEYAGGVMGDLSSRRGQLQGMEDIPGGGGKAIHAKVPLSEMFGYSTTLRSMSQGRATYTMEFSHYAEAPRNVAEEIINHHKR; from the coding sequence ATGGCACGCACTACCCCTATTGAACGTTACCGCAACATCGGCATCTCGGCGCACATTGATGCCGGCAAAACTACCACGACCGAGCGGATTCTGTTTTACACCGGGGTCAGTCACAAGCTGGGCGAAGTTCATGACGGCGCCGCAACGATGGACTGGATGGCTCAGGAACAGGAACGCGGGATCACCATTACCTCGGCGGCCACTACCTGTTTTTGGAACGGCATGGAACATGATTATCCGCAGCACCGCATCAACATTATCGACACCCCCGGGCACGTCGATTTCACCATTGAGGTGGAACGTTCGATGCGCGTGCTGGATGGCGCGGTGATGGTGTATGACTCGGTGGGCGGCGTACAGCCACAGTCGGAAACCGTGTGGCGGCAGGCGAATAAATACCGGGTGCCACGCCTGGCTTTCGTTAACAAGATGGATCGCGTTGGCGCCAACTTCTTCCGCGTGCGGCAAATGATGATTGACCGACTGAAGGCCAATCCCGTGCCGATCGTCATTCCGATTGGCGCAGAAGACCATTTTAGCGGCGTGGTGGATCTGCTGCGTATGAAGGCCATTTTATGGGACGAGGCGTCACAGGGCATGACCTTCCGCTTTGAAGACGTTCCGGCCGAACTGGTTGCTTCTGCCAACGAGTGGCGCGAAAAAATGGTCGAAGCCGCCGCCGAAGGTTCTGAGCAACTGATGGAAAAATACCTTGGCGGCGAAACGCTCAGCGACGCGGAGATCACCGCCGGCCTGCGCGCGCGCACCATTGCCGGTGAGATCCAGCCGATGCTGTGCGGTTCGGCGTTCCGTAACAAGGGCGTACAGCGCATGCTGGATGCGGTGATCGAACTGATGCCCTCGCCGCTCGACGTGCCGCCGATGGAAGGCCACGATGAAGACGACCATATCGTCAGCCGCCGCGCAGACGACAACGAGAAATTCTCGGCGCTGGCGTTTAAATTGATGACCGATCCGTTCGTCGGCCAACTGACCTTTGTGCGCGTTTACTCTGGCGTGCTGGCCAAGGGCAGCAGCGTATACAACCCGGTGAAAGGCAAGAAAGAGCGCATTGGCCGCATTGTGCAAATGCACGCCAACGATCGTAAGGACGTGGACGAACTGCACGCCGGCGACATTGCCGCCTGTGTCGGACTGAAAGACGTGACGACTGGCGATACGTTGTGCGATCCGAGCGCCATTATCACGCTGGAACGCATGGTGTTTCCGGAACCGGTGATCGCGCAGGCGATTGAGCCAAAGACCAAGAGCGATCAGGAGAAAATGGGTATTGCGCTGCAACGCCTGTCCTCCGAGGATCCGTCGTTCCGGGTGCGTAGCGACGAAGAGTCCGGCCAGACCCTTATTTACGGCATGGGAGAGCTGCATCTGGAAATCATCGTTGACCGGATGCGGCGCGAGTTCGGCGTGGAAACCACCACCGGCAAACCGCAGGTTTCCTATCGTGAAACCATTCGTCGCAAGGTCAGCGATGTAGAAGGAAAATTCGTCCGCCAATCCGGCGGCAAGGGCCAATACGGCCACGTCGTGCTGACGGTGGAACCGAACGACGCCGGCAAGGGGTTCGAGTTCTTTGACGAGATCAAAGGAGGGGTGATTCCCGGCGAATATATTCCGGCGGTGAAGAAAGGCATTCAGGAAGCGTTAGGTAACGGCGTGCTGGCCGGTTATCCGGTGGTGGATGTCAAGGTACATCTCACCTTTGGCTCGTATCATGATGTCGATTCGTCCGAGCAGGCGTTTCGCATGGCGGCGATCTTCGGCTTCAAAGACGCCTGTCGTCAAGCGGATCCGGCGATTCTGGAGCCGATCATGAAGGTTGAAATCGAGACGCCGGAAGAGTACGCCGGTGGCGTGATGGGCGATCTCTCGTCACGGCGCGGCCAGCTGCAGGGCATGGAGGATATTCCGGGCGGTGGCGGCAAGGCAATCCATGCCAAAGTGCCGCTGTCCGAAATGTTTGGCTATTCCACCACTCTGCGTTCGATGTCACAGGGGCGGGCTACCTATACCATGGAGTTCAGCCATTACGCCGAAGCGCCGCGCAACGTGGCCGAAGAGATCATCAATCACCACAAGCGGTGA
- the mgtS gene encoding protein MgtS has product MGNMSVFIGFLGIISTLGLLAAYLSTKWDD; this is encoded by the coding sequence ATGGGAAACATGAGCGTATTTATCGGGTTCCTGGGCATCATCAGCACCCTCGGGCTGCTGGCGGCGTACCTAAGCACCAAATGGGATGACTAA
- a CDS encoding carboxymuconolactone decarboxylase family protein, whose amino-acid sequence MMSNDKAVRYEQEIPAVLAAMMAVHDTLTNPGLEPRLHHLVQLRASQINRCAFCVKMHTKEARDDGESNDRLDRLVVWDQVSDFSAREKAALAWTEALTTLSAPTRLGQLRAQLREHFSEQEIALLTASIAMINLWNRLQISRH is encoded by the coding sequence ATGATGAGCAATGACAAGGCGGTACGTTACGAACAGGAAATCCCGGCGGTACTGGCGGCGATGATGGCAGTGCATGACACCCTGACCAATCCGGGACTGGAACCGCGCCTGCATCACCTGGTGCAACTGCGTGCTTCGCAAATCAACCGCTGCGCTTTCTGCGTAAAAATGCATACTAAAGAAGCGCGCGACGACGGTGAGAGCAACGATCGGTTGGATCGACTGGTGGTGTGGGATCAGGTCAGTGATTTCAGCGCGCGCGAAAAAGCGGCGCTGGCCTGGACCGAGGCGCTGACGACGCTGTCAGCGCCCACGCGGTTAGGTCAGTTGCGGGCGCAGTTGCGCGAGCATTTTTCCGAACAGGAAATCGCCTTGCTGACGGCGTCGATAGCCATGATCAACCTGTGGAACCGGCTCCAGATATCAAGGCACTAA
- the sigJ gene encoding RNA polymerase sigma factor SigJ has translation MQTGTSYIAIFEQARPRLLGLAYRILGSRADAEDAVQDTFIKWQQQNADQIANPAAWLTSACSRRCIDLLRAAYRKRVDYVGTWLPEPIQQGATLEAENAALASSLSTAFLLMLERLSPKERAAYLLHDIFDMPYPEVAAALDITEVACRKLVSRAKRNVELSQARHVTPDRRQRQLLAAFESAITSGSAAGLMPLLADDIRLTADGGGKVSALLHVLHGMQPVSEFLVAKLGLWWRDCQWQQVVINGGHGFIISQNGAISAAISFAYDRQYRLSDVFIMRNPQKLALLTQVAIR, from the coding sequence ATGCAAACAGGCACTTCCTATATAGCAATCTTTGAACAGGCGCGCCCCAGGTTACTGGGGCTGGCATACCGCATTCTTGGCTCGCGTGCCGATGCCGAAGATGCCGTGCAGGATACCTTCATCAAATGGCAGCAGCAGAACGCTGACCAGATCGCCAACCCGGCGGCGTGGCTGACCTCGGCCTGTAGCCGTCGCTGTATCGATCTGTTGCGCGCGGCCTACCGCAAACGCGTTGACTACGTGGGAACCTGGCTGCCGGAGCCGATCCAGCAAGGCGCAACGCTGGAGGCGGAAAACGCCGCGCTGGCGTCATCACTGAGCACCGCGTTTCTATTGATGCTGGAACGATTGTCACCCAAGGAAAGGGCGGCCTATCTGTTGCACGATATTTTCGACATGCCATATCCCGAAGTGGCCGCGGCGCTCGACATCACCGAGGTTGCCTGCCGCAAACTGGTGTCACGCGCCAAACGCAACGTGGAACTGTCACAGGCTCGCCATGTCACACCAGACAGGCGGCAACGGCAACTGCTGGCGGCTTTTGAGAGCGCCATCACCAGCGGCAGCGCCGCCGGGTTAATGCCGTTGTTGGCCGATGACATACGCCTGACCGCTGACGGTGGCGGCAAAGTGTCGGCGCTGTTGCATGTATTGCATGGCATGCAGCCGGTCAGCGAGTTTCTGGTGGCCAAGCTCGGCCTATGGTGGCGCGACTGCCAGTGGCAGCAGGTGGTGATCAACGGCGGGCACGGGTTTATCATCAGCCAGAACGGGGCGATATCCGCGGCGATCAGCTTTGCTTACGATCGCCAATACCGCCTGAGCGACGTCTTTATCATGCGCAATCCGCAAAAGCTGGCGCTGCTGACCCAGGTGGCGATCCGCTAA
- a CDS encoding DUF3772 domain-containing protein — protein MIRPLQIFLLLFMLIGLPLTAFSSVAAEAEKTELSQQDIASALKNFQKTLDGIKQQVSKATTDNQLSKLYESTQQLAAGTEQLATDLQPVQEKLQGQLEVLGPPPAPGGLAETAAVAQQRNSLNNSKKALDDAVTRLQAFRTGAQDLMQQIGDLRRVAFKTQLALNSGSILSTKFWSPVVAPQAQDQQRLAEFSAEITSAWDASWQPEWRYGTIALLLLAFAIGSLGRYFSEQLLAWFSIRYLPDGRLRRSFTALGTAFITLFATALALNLLYQAFARVQPLPTMMQDFADGFTRLAIFSALIAGLGRAFLSIRRPSWRLAVLDNHVAQGLRYFSPLLAILALAFGTVELINNVIGASLGTAIFSNGLVAALMALVVLAMPLRAHRIRQRSELRGEHLAERTMLGGLVQIATVIASLIVLFSLLIGYISFARFLTYQIIWIALVLMAFYFLVLFSTDAWSAIFSPNTASGRALKRSFNFSDRHLEQLSIVFTATFKCALLLLMIVSLLNGTFGTTTPNSLVEKIVAIMTGEGLQRLHIVPGNLINSLICLIIGIYILRATRRWLNNELLPKTINDVGIRASLVTLFSNVGYVLVILITLAALGIQWNKLAWIVSALSVGIGFGLQEIVKNFISGLILLTERPVKVGDMIGIGGVEGDVRRINVRATEIQLSDRSTMIVPNSQLISQNVRNATMGNAQGVVTIALTFPTDIDPEQVRNILLSAYHDYEAVLDSPAPYVRFSQLGPEGIILSVTGYVSSPRIVGSTKSDLLFNILKLLRQQQVHLSSPQEVVFMKQQAKSLVDEEQRSS, from the coding sequence ATGATTAGGCCGTTACAGATTTTCCTGTTGCTGTTTATGTTGATCGGTTTACCGTTAACCGCCTTCAGCAGCGTTGCCGCCGAGGCTGAAAAAACCGAGCTGAGTCAGCAGGACATTGCCAGTGCGCTGAAAAACTTCCAGAAAACGCTGGACGGTATCAAACAGCAGGTCTCGAAGGCCACCACCGATAACCAGCTCAGCAAACTGTACGAAAGCACGCAACAACTGGCAGCGGGTACCGAGCAGTTGGCGACCGATCTGCAACCGGTGCAAGAAAAGCTGCAAGGGCAGTTGGAGGTGCTGGGGCCGCCGCCGGCGCCTGGCGGGCTAGCGGAAACCGCCGCGGTGGCACAGCAGCGCAATTCGCTGAACAACAGCAAGAAGGCGCTGGATGATGCGGTTACCCGTTTGCAGGCGTTCCGCACCGGCGCACAGGATCTGATGCAACAGATCGGCGATTTGCGCCGCGTGGCCTTCAAGACGCAGCTTGCACTCAACTCCGGCAGTATCTTAAGCACTAAATTCTGGTCGCCGGTGGTAGCGCCGCAAGCGCAGGATCAACAACGGCTGGCGGAGTTCAGTGCGGAAATCACCAGCGCCTGGGACGCCAGTTGGCAACCGGAATGGCGCTACGGCACCATCGCGCTGCTGCTGCTGGCCTTTGCCATCGGGTCCTTGGGGCGTTATTTTTCGGAGCAACTGCTCGCCTGGTTCAGCATTCGCTACTTGCCGGACGGCCGTTTGCGACGCAGCTTTACCGCCCTCGGCACGGCGTTTATTACGCTGTTTGCTACCGCGCTGGCGCTCAACCTGCTATATCAGGCTTTTGCTCGCGTACAGCCATTGCCCACCATGATGCAGGATTTTGCCGACGGTTTTACCCGCCTGGCGATTTTCAGTGCGCTGATTGCCGGCTTGGGGCGAGCATTCCTGTCAATACGCCGGCCGTCATGGCGGTTGGCGGTGCTGGATAACCACGTAGCGCAGGGGTTACGCTATTTTTCACCGCTGCTGGCGATCCTGGCGCTGGCCTTCGGCACGGTGGAATTAATCAATAACGTGATTGGTGCCAGCCTGGGCACGGCGATCTTCAGCAACGGCCTGGTAGCGGCATTAATGGCGTTGGTCGTATTGGCAATGCCACTGCGGGCACACCGCATTCGCCAACGCAGCGAATTGCGCGGCGAACACCTCGCCGAACGCACGATGCTCGGTGGGCTGGTGCAAATCGCCACGGTGATCGCCTCGCTGATTGTGCTGTTCTCGTTGTTGATCGGTTATATCTCGTTCGCCCGGTTCCTGACCTATCAAATTATCTGGATTGCCCTGGTATTGATGGCATTCTATTTTCTGGTGCTGTTTTCCACCGACGCCTGGAGCGCCATTTTTTCGCCCAATACCGCCAGCGGACGTGCGCTAAAGCGATCGTTTAATTTCAGCGATCGGCATTTGGAACAGTTGAGCATCGTTTTCACCGCCACGTTTAAATGCGCATTGCTGCTGTTAATGATCGTTTCCCTGCTGAACGGCACCTTCGGCACCACCACGCCGAACAGTCTGGTGGAAAAAATCGTCGCCATCATGACTGGCGAAGGGCTGCAACGGCTGCATATCGTGCCCGGTAATCTGATCAATTCCCTGATCTGCCTGATTATCGGCATCTATATCCTGCGCGCTACCCGCCGCTGGCTGAACAACGAGCTGCTGCCGAAGACCATCAACGACGTCGGCATTCGCGCGTCACTGGTCACGCTGTTCAGTAACGTCGGCTACGTATTGGTGATTCTGATCACCCTGGCGGCACTCGGTATTCAGTGGAACAAACTGGCATGGATCGTCAGCGCGCTGTCGGTGGGTATCGGTTTTGGTCTGCAGGAAATCGTCAAAAACTTTATTTCCGGGCTGATCCTGTTAACCGAACGGCCGGTCAAGGTCGGCGATATGATTGGCATTGGCGGCGTAGAAGGGGACGTGCGGCGGATTAACGTGCGCGCCACGGAAATTCAGCTCAGCGACCGCTCGACGATGATTGTGCCGAACTCTCAGTTGATATCGCAAAACGTGCGCAATGCCACCATGGGCAATGCGCAAGGGGTGGTGACCATCGCGCTGACCTTCCCAACCGACATCGATCCGGAGCAGGTGCGTAATATTCTGCTCAGCGCCTACCACGACTACGAAGCGGTACTGGATTCGCCCGCGCCATACGTGCGCTTTAGCCAACTGGGGCCGGAGGGCATCATTCTCAGCGTTACCGGCTACGTTTCCAGCCCGCGAATTGTCGGCTCAACCAAAAGTGACCTGCTGTTTAACATTCTTAAACTGCTGCGCCAACAGCAGGTGCATCTGTCCAGCCCGCAGGAAGTGGTGTTTATGAAGCAACAGGCGAAGAGCCTGGTCGACGAGGAGCAACGGTCATCGTGA
- a CDS encoding PfkB family carbohydrate kinase, translated as MSKILVVGSLHHDTMLHAHHRPEKGETVIGSGCSYKFGGKGGNQAVSAANAGAAVRFVGAVGADQQGRFLLSVLASRGVDIQHIKALPQVPSGISVAIMDADNDYGAVVVSNANNHIDTAQLSEDVVWQQVSMLLLQNEVPAAINLQAAHQAKKRGVRVCLNAAPARTLSTDLQAAIDLLVVNAVEARELSGMPIDNLAAACAAAQALSHRFPAVVVTAGEHGVAFCQSGQQSHSLPAVQVQLVSTHGAGDCFMGVLCTALLQGQTLAQAVAQANQVAAEHVSRQPALPDALPTA; from the coding sequence ATGAGTAAAATATTAGTTGTCGGCAGCCTTCATCATGACACCATGCTGCATGCGCACCACCGTCCGGAAAAGGGTGAAACGGTGATAGGCAGCGGCTGCTCATACAAATTTGGCGGCAAAGGCGGTAATCAGGCGGTGTCTGCCGCCAACGCCGGTGCGGCTGTACGCTTTGTCGGTGCGGTTGGCGCCGACCAACAGGGACGTTTCTTGCTGTCGGTGCTGGCGAGTCGCGGCGTCGACATTCAGCATATCAAGGCGCTACCTCAGGTGCCTTCCGGCATCAGCGTCGCCATTATGGATGCAGACAATGATTACGGTGCCGTCGTGGTGTCGAACGCCAATAACCATATTGATACGGCGCAGTTGAGCGAAGATGTCGTTTGGCAGCAGGTCAGCATGCTGCTGCTGCAAAACGAAGTGCCGGCGGCGATTAATCTCCAGGCTGCGCATCAGGCGAAAAAACGCGGGGTGCGGGTCTGCCTCAACGCTGCCCCTGCCCGCACGCTATCCACCGATCTGCAGGCTGCCATTGATCTACTGGTGGTTAACGCCGTTGAAGCCAGGGAGTTGAGCGGCATGCCGATTGATAATCTGGCGGCCGCTTGCGCCGCCGCGCAGGCGCTGAGTCACCGTTTCCCGGCGGTGGTGGTTACCGCCGGCGAACATGGTGTGGCCTTCTGCCAGTCGGGCCAGCAGAGTCACAGCCTGCCGGCGGTCCAGGTGCAGCTGGTCAGCACTCACGGTGCCGGTGATTGCTTTATGGGCGTGCTGTGCACCGCTTTGCTGCAAGGGCAAACCCTGGCCCAGGCGGTGGCGCAGGCCAATCAGGTGGCGGCCGAGCACGTATCGCGCCAGCCCGCCTTGCCTGACGCGCTGCCCACCGCCTGA
- a CDS encoding ABC transporter permease: MMTQDNTRPIAPAATLLKFNLRDAGTVIGLLIIVATFSFLSPVFFTVPNLLNILQQSSINAIIALGMTLVIISGGIDLSVGPTAALSAVLGATLMVSGVPVPLAIMATLGVGALCGVFSGTLVAYAGLQPFIVTLGGLSLFRALALIFTGGNPIFGIPLEFRMLINSSLLGIPTPIIIVLVIATLLWVLMNKTPLGEYILAVGGNEEAARVAGVPVRKTKVTVFIISGVLASLASLILIGRLGAAEPTMGNLWELDAIAAAAIGGASLMGGKGSIIGTIVGAIILGALRNGLTLLNIQAFYQLLATGVIIIIAMLIDRATRGK; encoded by the coding sequence ATGATGACACAAGATAATACTCGGCCTATCGCACCTGCTGCGACATTGCTCAAATTTAATTTGCGTGATGCCGGCACGGTGATTGGCCTGCTGATTATTGTGGCCACCTTCTCTTTCCTGTCACCGGTATTTTTTACCGTACCGAATCTGTTGAATATTCTGCAACAGTCGTCGATTAATGCCATTATTGCCCTGGGCATGACGCTGGTCATTATCTCCGGGGGGATTGATCTGTCCGTCGGCCCCACCGCCGCGCTGTCTGCGGTGCTGGGAGCCACGCTGATGGTATCGGGGGTGCCGGTGCCACTGGCTATCATGGCCACCCTCGGCGTTGGCGCCCTGTGCGGCGTGTTCAGCGGTACGCTGGTGGCGTATGCCGGCCTGCAGCCGTTTATCGTCACGCTCGGCGGCCTGTCGCTGTTCCGCGCGCTGGCGTTGATCTTCACCGGCGGCAATCCGATTTTCGGTATTCCGCTGGAGTTCCGTATGCTGATTAACAGTTCGCTGCTGGGTATCCCAACGCCGATCATCATTGTGTTGGTGATTGCAACGCTGCTTTGGGTGCTGATGAACAAGACCCCGTTGGGTGAGTATATCCTGGCGGTCGGTGGCAACGAAGAAGCCGCTCGGGTCGCTGGCGTACCGGTCAGGAAAACCAAAGTAACGGTTTTCATCATCTCCGGCGTGCTGGCTTCGCTGGCCTCACTGATCCTGATTGGCCGCCTGGGGGCTGCCGAACCGACCATGGGCAACCTGTGGGAACTGGATGCGATTGCCGCCGCGGCGATTGGCGGCGCGTCGTTAATGGGCGGTAAAGGCAGCATTATTGGTACTATCGTCGGCGCGATTATTTTAGGCGCCTTGCGTAACGGTCTCACCCTGCTCAATATTCAGGCTTTTTATCAATTGCTTGCCACTGGCGTTATAATTATTATAGCGATGTTGATTGACAGAGCGACTCGAGGCAAGTAA
- a CDS encoding substrate-binding domain-containing protein, whose translation MNTSLLSVLTSILFCSAAYAAELPPLQSDTEPDRTDWTELTAKYGPMPAVASNLKIGGVSKTLTNEYWRSLGDGYKNLADKHGFTLAYQAAANEDDQLGQLSIAETLIAQGFNGLLVSPQTDANLQPAYEAAKNKNIPLVNVNDAVMPNAAYYVGNVQKDNGVRVANWFITHRPQGGKVAVIEGQPGVYAAAQRTKGFKETLAANGNYPLVASVPAHWSRENAYNAAATILQQHPDLIGFYANNDGMALGVVEAVNALGKSKQVAVFGTDGISDAYASIKRGELTGTVDSFPVLTGEVAMEVVLRLINGQKLSRVISTPQALITKENADAFSTKDNEKLRQLLAQQ comes from the coding sequence ATGAACACCTCGTTACTTTCTGTACTCACCTCTATTTTGTTTTGTTCCGCAGCCTATGCCGCCGAGCTGCCCCCGCTGCAATCCGATACCGAACCGGACCGTACCGACTGGACCGAACTGACGGCGAAATATGGCCCGATGCCAGCGGTAGCCAGCAACCTGAAGATCGGTGGCGTATCGAAAACCCTGACCAACGAATATTGGCGTTCGCTGGGCGACGGTTATAAAAACCTTGCCGACAAACATGGCTTCACCCTGGCTTATCAGGCGGCGGCCAATGAAGACGACCAGTTGGGACAACTGTCGATCGCCGAAACGCTTATCGCCCAGGGTTTCAATGGCCTGCTGGTGTCGCCACAAACCGATGCCAACCTGCAACCGGCGTACGAGGCGGCCAAAAATAAAAACATTCCGCTGGTCAACGTCAATGATGCGGTGATGCCCAATGCCGCGTATTACGTCGGTAATGTGCAAAAGGACAATGGCGTGCGCGTTGCCAACTGGTTTATCACTCACCGGCCACAAGGGGGCAAGGTTGCGGTTATCGAAGGTCAGCCAGGGGTTTACGCGGCGGCACAACGAACCAAAGGGTTTAAGGAAACGCTGGCCGCCAATGGCAACTATCCGCTGGTCGCCAGCGTTCCCGCCCACTGGAGTCGCGAGAATGCCTACAATGCCGCCGCCACCATCTTGCAGCAGCACCCTGACCTGATTGGCTTTTATGCCAATAACGACGGTATGGCGCTGGGCGTCGTGGAAGCGGTGAATGCGCTGGGCAAAAGCAAACAGGTTGCGGTGTTCGGCACCGATGGCATTTCCGACGCCTACGCGTCGATCAAGCGTGGTGAACTCACCGGTACCGTTGACAGTTTCCCGGTGCTGACGGGAGAAGTGGCGATGGAAGTGGTGCTGCGGCTGATTAATGGCCAAAAATTGTCACGCGTGATCTCGACGCCCCAGGCGCTGATCACCAAAGAAAATGCCGACGCGTTCTCCACCAAAGACAATGAAAAACTGCGCCAATTGCTCGCGCAACAATAA
- a CDS encoding aldehyde dehydrogenase family protein, whose product MKYVHPGLAGSSVCFKQRYGNYIGGKFVEPVDGRYFTNTSPVSGQTIGEFPRSTGQDIELALDAAHAAAADWGNSSVQTRANTLLAIADRMESQLELLALTETWDNGKPIRETLNADIPLAIDHFRYFAGCLRAQEGSMAEIDSTTVAYHLYEPLGVVGQIIPWNFPLLMAAWKLAPALAAGNCIVLKPAEQTPLGICVLLEQIGDLLPAGVLNVVHGFGAEAGEALARSKRIAKIAFTGSTPVGRHILSCAAENIIPSTVELGGKSPNIYFADIMQAEPEFIDKAVEGLILGFFNQGEVCTCPSRALIQRAIYPEFIERVLARMKTIRHGDPFDTDTMIGAQASKEQFDKILSYIDIAKDEGGKIIAGGQRASQPADLQQGFYLQPTLITGNNSMRFFREEIFGPVIGVTTFEDEAEALALANDTEFGLGAGLWTRDVNLAYRMGRAIKAGRVWTNCYHLYPAHAAFGGYKNSGIGRETHKAALSHYQQVKNLLVSYDVKPLGLF is encoded by the coding sequence ATGAAATATGTTCACCCCGGCCTGGCGGGCTCGTCCGTTTGTTTCAAACAGCGGTATGGCAATTATATCGGTGGCAAATTTGTTGAGCCGGTAGACGGTCGTTATTTTACCAATACGTCACCGGTCAGCGGGCAGACGATCGGCGAATTCCCCCGTTCGACTGGGCAGGACATCGAATTGGCGCTCGATGCGGCACACGCTGCCGCAGCCGATTGGGGCAACAGTAGCGTTCAGACGCGCGCCAATACGTTATTGGCGATTGCCGACCGCATGGAGTCACAACTCGAGTTGCTGGCGCTGACTGAAACCTGGGATAACGGCAAGCCGATCCGCGAAACGTTAAACGCTGATATTCCACTGGCAATCGATCATTTCCGTTACTTTGCCGGCTGCTTGCGCGCGCAGGAAGGCAGCATGGCAGAAATCGACAGCACCACCGTGGCTTATCATCTGTATGAACCGTTGGGGGTGGTTGGGCAGATCATTCCATGGAACTTTCCACTGCTGATGGCCGCCTGGAAGCTGGCTCCGGCATTGGCGGCCGGTAACTGCATTGTGCTCAAGCCTGCCGAGCAAACTCCGCTTGGGATCTGCGTGCTGCTTGAGCAGATTGGCGATCTGTTGCCAGCCGGCGTGCTGAACGTGGTACACGGCTTTGGCGCAGAGGCCGGTGAAGCGCTGGCACGCAGCAAGCGCATAGCAAAAATTGCCTTTACCGGCTCAACGCCGGTCGGCCGCCATATCCTGTCGTGTGCGGCAGAAAATATTATTCCGAGCACGGTAGAGCTGGGTGGAAAATCGCCAAACATCTACTTTGCCGATATCATGCAGGCGGAGCCGGAATTCATCGATAAAGCGGTTGAAGGGCTGATCCTCGGCTTCTTCAACCAGGGCGAAGTTTGCACCTGTCCGTCTCGTGCACTAATTCAGCGGGCGATCTATCCAGAATTTATTGAGCGCGTGCTGGCGCGCATGAAAACCATTCGCCATGGTGACCCGTTTGATACCGACACCATGATCGGCGCGCAGGCATCGAAGGAGCAGTTCGATAAAATCCTGTCCTATATCGACATTGCCAAAGACGAAGGCGGCAAGATTATCGCCGGGGGCCAACGCGCCAGCCAGCCAGCAGATCTGCAACAGGGATTCTATTTGCAGCCGACATTAATCACCGGCAACAACAGCATGCGTTTCTTCCGCGAAGAGATTTTTGGCCCGGTGATCGGCGTTACCACCTTTGAGGATGAAGCCGAAGCGCTGGCACTGGCCAACGACACCGAATTCGGGCTGGGTGCCGGCCTATGGACGCGTGACGTCAACCTCGCTTACCGGATGGGGCGTGCCATCAAGGCCGGACGCGTCTGGACCAACTGCTACCATCTGTACCCTGCCCATGCCGCCTTTGGCGGTTATAAAAATTCCGGCATCGGCCGCGAAACGCATAAGGCAGCGCTGTCGCATTACCAGCAAGTGAAGAATCTGCTGGTGAGTTACGATGTGAAACCACTCGGGCTATTTTAA